Proteins found in one Stigmatopora nigra isolate UIUO_SnigA chromosome 15, RoL_Snig_1.1, whole genome shotgun sequence genomic segment:
- the csf2rb gene encoding cytokine receptor common subunit beta, with translation MRSSNLYPRMMPLLWVLLWLMFAPLAFLSNPDGCTFHDAFSSHDELMESLQCHNDYESYVYCKWREGPHIRAPLKLWFHTENSRERCEPFGTEILKSDGHRTVQCRYDTPTFSIGVQHTVYFVKEDKLCSSAPHKPLELSYYVRARTPVDLSQYDIDDEHLGIKWSSPYPTPSLNKNLLYQFCYKAEKQDTWTIRNLTSTDVKLETHHLLPGQTYEARVRVWAGVGHWSDWSPVVTWRTKEISGQPPNLYCVLDGENKVMCSWEVSSELDHIITYQLVCQHNYSAPSEYCCINPTVTFDPNRLLMQYGCLLTVTKLVHLLLLLKPARKTKTFRAHEHIRPRPPHQLTVSERGNYWAVEWAKPSTTSRIRVYYQARYYRMEEKESFLLLNVSEGSTFMYIPSSSLDPLQQYQVQVRSVVIPGEGSLYEGSPSEWTDPVDWTSNAGRWYIAPIVYSCISVVALVCFVILYGTISVCKRKVILWVETVPSPGKSKTLSNIKSSTKQTLMENENTCICKVLQLHSLSTCSSLWPTEGAENKDLEQDRQDYKSNSLPLPAEKVNGCHLPVHFSGPYILCQSLDTKSVREDTKKNEVTSSDTPSSAVLTTTGTGYVCLPRVKVYASTSDLVSQWDAEANTQKRERNHQCENNAAWSDKMPNSNDPPPAYGSENSWPTTRPSGYCSLPPQC, from the exons ATGAGAAGTAGTAACCTTTACCCAAGAATGATGCCTCTTCTGTGGGTGCTGCTTTGGTTGATGTTCGCCCCTTTGGCTTTCCTCTCTAATCCAGATGGATGCACCTTTCATGATGCCTTCAGCTCACATGATG AGTTAATGGAGTCCTTACAATGTCATAATGACTACGAGTCATACGTCTATTGCAAGTGGAGAGAAGGGCCTCACATACGTGCGCCTCTGAAGCTGTGGTTCCACACGGAAAATAGCAG GGAGAGATGTGAGCCCTTTGGTACCGAAATCTTAAAATCGGACGGACACAGGACTGTCCAGTGTAGATATGATACACCTACTTTTTCCATTGGGGTACAACACACGGTCTACTTTGTTAAGGAAGACAAACTTTGCTCATCTGCCCCACACAAACCCCTGGAGCTTTCTTATTATG TGAGAGCACGCACACCAGTGGATCTTTCACAATATGACATTGATGATGAGCATTTGGGGATCAAATGGTCCAGTCCTTACCCCACTCCTTCACTGAACAAAAACCTCTTGTACCAATTTTGCTATAAGGCAGAAAAACAGGACACGTGGACT ATTAGGAATTTGACAAGCACAGACGTCAAACTAGAGACACATCACCTTCTTCCTGGTCAAACGTACGAGGCCAGAGTAAGGGTCTGGGCCGGGGTGGGCCATTGGAGTGACTGGAGCCCTGTGGTGACGTGGAGGACTAAAGAAA TCAGTGGACAGCCTCCCAACTTATATTGTGTGCTGGATGGCGAAAATAAGGTGATGTGTAGCTGGGAGGTAAGCAGTGAGCTGGATCACATAATTACCTACCAGCTGGTCTGTCAACATAACTATAGTGCACC GTCTGAGTACTGCTGTATCAACCCAACAGTGACCTTTGACCCGAATAGGCTGCTGATGCAATATGGATGCTTGCTGACTGTCACCAAGCTTGTACATTTGCTGCTTCTTCTTAAACCGGCTCGCAAGACTAAGACGTTCAGGGCCCATGAGCACA TTCGCCCCAGGCCACCACATCAGCTGACAGTGAGTGAGAGAGGAAACTACTGGGCCGTGGAATGGGCCAAACCCAGCACCACCTCAAGAATCAGAGTATATTATCAAGCGCGCTATTACAGGATGGAAGAGAAG GAATCTTTCCTCCTGCTGAATGTTTCAGAGGGCTCCACTTTCATGTACATTCCAAGTTCATCACTCGACCCATTACAGCAATACCAGGTACAAGTCAGATCTGTTGTCATCCCTGGAGAGGGTTCACTCTACGAAGGAAGCCCCTCAGAATGGACTGACCCAGTAGACTGGACATCAAATGCTG GCAGGTGGTATATCGCCCCAATCGTGTATTCCTGCATTAGTGTGGTTGCTCTTGTTTGCTTTGTAATACTTTACGGGACCATTTCAGTTTGTAAAAG GAAAGTAATTCTCTGGGTTGAAACTGTCCCTTCTCCTGGAAAAAGCAAAACCTTATCAAACATCAAG TCTTCCACAAAACAGACCCTAATGGAAAATGAAAACACTTGCATCTGCAAAGTGCTTCAACTTCACAGTCTATCTACATG CTCTTCACTATGGCCAACGGAGGGTGCTGAAAATAAAGATTTGGAGCAGGACCGACAGGACTACAAAAGTAATAGCCTACCCCTCCCTGCAGAGAAGGTTAATGGCTGTCACCTTCCTGTGCACTTCAGTGGCCCATATATCCTCTGTCAG TCATTAGACACCAAGTCCGTGCGTGAAGACACAAAGAAGAATGAAGTAACCTCATCAGATACTCCTTCCTCGGCGGTCTTGACCACAACTGGAACAGGTTACGTTTGCCTTCCCCGGGTCAAGGTCTACGCTTCCACATCGGATCTGGTGTCCCAGTGGGATGCCGAAGCGAATACGCAAAAGCGTGAACGGAATCATCAGTGTGAAAATAACGCGGCGTGGTCTGATAAAATGCCTAATAGCAATGACCCACCTCCAGCATACGGCTCAGAGAATTCTTGGCCCACTACAAGGCCTTCAGGGTACTGCTCCCTACCTCCTCAATGTTAA